In the genome of Myxococcaceae bacterium JPH2, one region contains:
- a CDS encoding outer membrane beta-barrel domain-containing protein — translation MKSALRLLLSLCLVLPALSRAAEPAPAAKSEGSDAKPVPAAARPPAPIANSEDEAGDVSEVDKDALGPLRERIRPVSGHMFLKKGRFEFSPSATVTIRDAFFKKYIFGATLTYHPLETLGVSLRAGYALNSVAGSAQICSFTEGADGSQRGCRAPSKSELNGTAPGQLTLMGGADLQWAPIYGKLSLLAEKFVHFDMYGIVGASVVQYQGPYFRTENDSTPVDVVSKSYLTGGGNVGVGLRFFFNRWMTLRTEVRDLIYVEKGREPTPHYLRNQLMFELGVSFFFPTAHPES, via the coding sequence ATGAAGTCCGCCCTCCGCCTGCTGTTGTCATTGTGTCTGGTGCTCCCAGCGCTCTCGCGCGCCGCCGAGCCCGCGCCCGCCGCCAAGTCCGAGGGCTCCGACGCCAAGCCGGTGCCGGCCGCCGCGCGGCCCCCGGCGCCCATCGCCAACTCCGAGGACGAGGCCGGAGACGTGTCCGAGGTGGACAAGGACGCGCTCGGCCCTCTGCGCGAGCGCATCCGCCCGGTGTCCGGCCACATGTTCCTGAAGAAGGGGCGCTTCGAGTTCAGCCCCTCGGCCACGGTCACCATCCGCGACGCGTTCTTCAAGAAGTACATCTTCGGCGCCACGCTGACCTACCACCCGTTGGAGACGCTCGGCGTGAGCCTGCGCGCTGGCTACGCGCTCAACTCCGTGGCGGGCTCGGCGCAGATCTGCTCCTTCACCGAGGGGGCGGATGGCTCGCAGCGCGGCTGCCGCGCCCCGAGCAAGAGCGAGCTGAACGGGACAGCCCCCGGACAGCTCACGCTGATGGGCGGCGCGGACCTCCAGTGGGCCCCCATCTACGGCAAGCTGTCGCTGTTGGCGGAGAAGTTCGTCCACTTCGACATGTACGGCATCGTCGGTGCCTCCGTGGTGCAGTACCAGGGGCCCTACTTCCGCACGGAGAACGACTCCACGCCCGTCGACGTCGTGAGCAAGTCGTACCTCACGGGCGGCGGCAACGTGGGCGTCGGCCTGCGCTTCTTCTTCAATCGCTGGATGACGCTGCGCACCGAGGTGCGTGACCTCATCTACGTGGAGAAGGGCCGCGAGCCCACGCCCCACTACCTGCGCAACCAGCTGATGTTCGAGCTGGGTGTGTCCTTCTTCTTCCCCACTGCCCATCCCGAGTCATGA
- a CDS encoding outer membrane beta-barrel domain-containing protein: MNRPTLLLALSLMWPTLALAQKPQEGMGLDLTEDTQAKPQEDTPAPPPAEEARPATTLASSTTDAPVPDAPPPLIDITQEDRVKSVQRKVYLKKNRFELSPLVSISVNDPFYSKVGLSVRGAWYLADTLALSARVSLLQVVPSDDVRTAKRTFNSKIYNSVPEWSGMGDVEWAPLYGKVAFLNSILHFDGYLLGGLGVVKTETSSLPGRGLNPAADLGLGMRFVTKDFLAVNVALINTAYVDQPLGSSKGAIQNVMTLNAGISIFLPLHSTGRDSE; encoded by the coding sequence TTGAACCGCCCGACGCTGCTGCTCGCGCTGAGCCTGATGTGGCCCACGCTGGCCCTTGCCCAGAAGCCTCAAGAGGGCATGGGTCTCGACCTCACCGAGGACACCCAGGCCAAGCCTCAGGAAGACACCCCCGCCCCGCCTCCAGCTGAGGAGGCCCGACCCGCGACGACGCTCGCCAGCAGTACGACGGATGCGCCCGTGCCGGATGCTCCGCCGCCGCTCATCGACATCACCCAGGAGGACCGGGTGAAGAGCGTGCAGCGCAAGGTCTATCTGAAGAAGAACCGCTTCGAGCTTTCGCCGCTCGTGAGCATCTCCGTGAACGATCCGTTCTACTCCAAGGTGGGACTGTCGGTTCGCGGCGCGTGGTACCTGGCGGACACGCTGGCCTTGTCGGCGCGCGTCTCGCTCCTCCAAGTCGTTCCTTCCGATGACGTGCGCACCGCCAAGCGCACCTTCAACAGCAAGATCTACAACTCGGTGCCGGAGTGGTCTGGCATGGGAGACGTGGAGTGGGCGCCGCTGTACGGCAAGGTCGCCTTCCTCAACTCCATCCTCCACTTCGACGGGTACCTCCTGGGCGGCCTGGGCGTGGTGAAGACGGAGACGTCGTCGCTGCCGGGCCGGGGCCTCAACCCCGCGGCGGACCTGGGCCTGGGCATGCGGTTCGTGACCAAGGACTTCCTGGCCGTGAACGTGGCCCTCATCAACACCGCCTACGTGGATCAGCCGCTGGGCAGCAGCAAGGGCGCCATCCAGAACGTCATGACCCTCAACGCCGGCATCTCGATCTTCCTGCCGCTGCACTCGACGGGGAGGGACTCGGAATGA